In a single window of the Aquarana catesbeiana isolate 2022-GZ linkage group LG13, ASM4218655v1, whole genome shotgun sequence genome:
- the ANKRD9 gene encoding ankyrin repeat domain-containing protein 9 produces MPGGVRWVPSSDPSDYQSQKQCKRTSFAFYQAVRDLLPVWVLEDMRLMEALHWEEGGRVSSYTPSEALLYALVHDHLAYARYLLSHFPHDALAVPSKSFSCCQSAAPHLSMAVRYDRAPILREILVTLRTFPPSNRAAYLNRHGCQRVEMGKTPVHLACELQRAECLALLLGHGACPYAKDCSGDTPLDYLLQLIRSSPQDMRLKRLCLDSLLLYMPGRLPPTTRHRLQEDHDAWREALGQELYAWLAGASPPNLFTISMQNLLRALPANRFPEALEELPLPDFLRPLALKKQIPK; encoded by the coding sequence ATGCCGGGCGGTGTGCGTTGGGTGCCTTCCAGCGATCCCTCTGACTACCAGTCGCAGAAACAATGCAAGAGGACATCGTTTGCCTTCTACCAGGCGGTGCGGGACCTGCTGCCAGTCTGGGTGCTGGAGGACATGCGTCTGATGGAGGCCCTGCACTGGGAGGAGGGTGGTCGGGTCAGCTCCTACACCCCCTCCGAAGCTCTGCTCTATGCACTGGTCCACGACCACTTGGCCTATGCCCGTTACCTGCTCAGCCACTTCCCCCATGATGCCCTGGCCGTGCCCAGCAAAAGCTTCAGCTGCTGCCAGTCAGCGGCTCCCCATCTCAGCATGGCCGTACGCTACGACCGGGCGCCGATCCTGCGTGAGATCCTGGTCACCCTGCGGACTTTCCCCCCCTCCAACCGGGCTGCCTACCTCAACAGGCATGGGTGCCAGCGGGTGGAGATGGGCAAGACCCCCGTGCACCTGGCCTGCGAGCTGCAAAGAGCCGAGTGCCTGGCCCTGCTGTTGGGGCACGGCGCCTGCCCCTACGCCAAGGACTGCAGCGGCGACACCCCCTTGGACTACCTGTTGCAGCTCATCCGCAGCAGCCCGCAGGACATGCGTCTCAAGCGGCTGTGCCTGGACTCGCTCCTTCTCTACATGCCCGGGAGGCTACCCCCTACCACCCGCCACAGACTGCAGGAGGACCACGATGCCTGGAGGGAGGCGCTGGGCCAGGAGCTGTACGCCTGGTTAGCCGGTGCCTCTCCCCCCAATCTCTTCACCATATCAATGCAGAACCTGCTCAGGGCCCTGCCAGCGAACAGATTCCCCGAGGCCCTGGAGGAGCTGCCCCTGCCCGATTTTCTGAGACCCCTGGCCTTAAAAAAGCAAATCCCAAAATAG